The Lycium barbarum isolate Lr01 chromosome 9, ASM1917538v2, whole genome shotgun sequence genome has a segment encoding these proteins:
- the LOC132609393 gene encoding uncharacterized protein LOC132609393, translated as MTLASVRCPREEFTNLRLVASTMADGTRMQTMDARINRHEEVLVELTIGQQTLQQTQLDIQGTLELILNRLTALERPQADPNRGGLLPIPTAEVRPNREVGFPVPPLK; from the exons ATGACACTAGCCTCAGTTCGCTGTCCCAGAGAAG agttcACGAACTTGCGACTTGTGGCTTCAACAATGGCGGATGGCACTAGAATGCAGACTATGGATGCAAGGATCAATAGGCATGAAGAGGTACTCGTGGAGTTAACTATTGGCCAGCAAACTTTGCAACAAACACAACTTGATATTCAAGGAACATTGGAGCTGATTTTGAATCGTTTGACTGCTTTGGAGAGACCACAAGCAGATCCAAATAGAGGAGGATTGCTTCCTATTCCTACAGCCGAAGTAAGACCAAATAGAGAAGTAGGATTTCCAGTTCCACCTCTTAAATGA